One window of Flavobacterium ammonificans genomic DNA carries:
- the secE gene encoding preprotein translocase subunit SecE, translating into MTKVVNYISEAFEELKSNVTWPAWSEVQRLTIVVAVFSVVFALATWGVDEAFAKALAGFFNWLKA; encoded by the coding sequence ATGACAAAAGTTGTTAATTACATATCGGAAGCATTTGAAGAGTTAAAATCAAATGTAACTTGGCCAGCTTGGTCTGAAGTACAACGTCTAACAATTGTTGTTGCTGTTTTTTCAGTGGTATTCGCCTTGGCAACTTGGGGAGTAGATGAGGCTTTTGCAAAAGCATTAGCTGGATTTTTTAACTGGTTAAAAGCTTAA
- the tuf gene encoding elongation factor Tu, which translates to MAKETFNRSKPHLNIGTIGHVDHGKTTLTAAITKVLSDAGYCQAKSFDQIDNAPEEKERGITINTSHVEYETANRHYAHVDCPGHADYVKNMVTGAAQMDGAILVVAATDGPMPQTREHILLGRQVGIPRIVVFMNKVDMVDDAELLELVEMEIRDLLSFYEYDGDNGPVVQGSALGGLNNDPNWVPKIIELMEAVDAWIEEPVRDTEKPFLMPIEDVFTITGRGTVATGRIETGVCNTGDPVEIIGMGAEKLTSTITGIEMFRQILDRGEAGDNAGILLRGVAKEDIKRGMVIVKPGSVKPHAHFKAEVYILKKEEGGRHTPFHNNYRPQFYVRTTDVTGVITLPAGVEMVMPGDNLTIEVKLLSEIAMNVGLRFAIREGGRTVGAGQVTEIL; encoded by the coding sequence ATGGCAAAAGAAACCTTTAACCGTTCGAAACCACACTTAAATATTGGTACGATCGGACACGTGGATCACGGTAAAACAACTTTAACAGCAGCAATCACGAAAGTATTATCTGATGCTGGTTACTGTCAAGCAAAATCATTTGATCAAATTGATAATGCTCCAGAAGAAAAAGAAAGAGGTATTACAATTAATACTTCACACGTAGAGTATGAAACAGCTAACCGTCACTACGCTCACGTTGACTGTCCAGGTCACGCGGATTACGTTAAGAACATGGTTACTGGTGCTGCTCAAATGGATGGTGCTATCTTAGTAGTTGCTGCTACAGATGGTCCAATGCCACAAACACGTGAGCACATCCTTTTAGGACGTCAAGTAGGTATTCCAAGAATCGTTGTATTCATGAACAAAGTGGATATGGTTGATGACGCGGAATTATTAGAATTAGTAGAAATGGAAATCAGAGATTTATTATCTTTCTACGAGTATGATGGAGATAATGGTCCTGTTGTTCAAGGTTCTGCTTTAGGTGGATTGAACAATGATCCAAACTGGGTTCCTAAAATCATTGAATTGATGGAAGCTGTTGATGCTTGGATTGAAGAGCCAGTTCGTGATACTGAAAAACCATTCTTGATGCCAATCGAAGATGTATTTACAATTACAGGTCGTGGAACTGTTGCTACAGGTCGTATCGAAACCGGAGTTTGTAACACTGGAGATCCAGTTGAAATCATCGGTATGGGTGCTGAGAAATTGACATCTACTATTACAGGTATCGAAATGTTCCGTCAAATCCTTGATAGAGGTGAGGCTGGAGATAACGCAGGTATCTTGTTAAGAGGTGTTGCTAAAGAAGATATCAAAAGAGGTATGGTTATTGTAAAACCAGGTTCTGTAAAACCACACGCTCACTTCAAAGCTGAGGTGTATATCTTGAAAAAAGAAGAAGGTGGTCGTCACACACCATTCCACAATAACTACCGTCCACAATTCTATGTTCGTACAACAGACGTAACAGGTGTAATTACTTTACCTGCTGGTGTAGAAATGGTAATGCCTGGAGATAACTTAACTATTGAAGTTAAATTATTGAGCGAAATTGCTATGAATGTAGGTTTACGTTTCGCTATCCGTGAGGGTGGTAGAACTGTAGGTGCTGGTCAGGTAACTGAAATTCTATAG